Proteins found in one Paenibacillus wynnii genomic segment:
- a CDS encoding transposase gives MYSIQQEELFSMEDLMNMQAEPKCVAVLDYLPMNTILRAINKRTVRGRPEELNTRAMIYSLVIGKMERIPSVKDIIRRLHDNESFRKRCRFTESDRIPSGPAYSRLTTKLHQCGVLNNVMDQIVEQAIAEGFISGETLAVDSSHLEAWDCHPKIKEQTKPRKAAKPQKAAKALLKEKQPAPIPEKPEKPKRNKRGRVPQTEKAAWEEQMAAYEASLTIFEKKVAEMLDVSYDELLAQMPQYPSTGGKGDPRGNGRMMYWYGYKANLLVDTQSQFIVSSLFSSGHVSDQ, from the coding sequence ATGTATAGTATACAACAAGAAGAGCTATTCTCCATGGAAGATTTAATGAACATGCAAGCTGAACCCAAATGTGTGGCAGTACTGGACTATCTCCCGATGAATACGATTCTACGTGCAATTAACAAACGTACGGTGCGGGGACGGCCTGAAGAACTCAATACTCGGGCGATGATTTACTCTTTAGTGATTGGCAAAATGGAGCGTATCCCTTCGGTGAAAGATATCATTCGACGCTTGCATGACAATGAGTCCTTTCGAAAACGTTGCCGGTTTACGGAATCCGATCGAATTCCAAGTGGTCCCGCCTACTCACGACTTACAACAAAACTGCACCAGTGTGGGGTGCTGAATAACGTGATGGACCAGATTGTTGAGCAGGCGATTGCGGAGGGGTTTATTTCTGGCGAAACACTTGCGGTGGATTCTTCTCATTTGGAGGCTTGGGATTGTCATCCGAAAATAAAAGAACAAACGAAACCCAGAAAGGCAGCAAAACCCCAAAAAGCAGCCAAAGCCCTACTTAAAGAAAAACAGCCCGCCCCAATACCCGAAAAACCAGAAAAACCCAAACGGAATAAACGTGGACGGGTACCTCAAACGGAAAAGGCGGCTTGGGAAGAACAAATGGCGGCATACGAAGCATCCTTAACCATCTTCGAGAAAAAAGTAGCAGAAATGCTGGACGTCAGCTACGATGAACTGCTGGCTCAGATGCCCCAGTATCCCAGTACCGGTGGCAAAGGCGACCCCCGGGGAAATGGTCGGATGATGTACTGGTACGGATATAAAGCGAATCTGCTCGTAGACACGCAAAGTCAATTTATAGTCAGCAGTTTGTTTAGTTCTGGGCATGTATCGGACCAGTGA
- the pyrR gene encoding bifunctional pyr operon transcriptional regulator/uracil phosphoribosyltransferase PyrR yields MVTEKNVIMDETAIRRALSRIAHEILEKNKGIENCLLIGIRTRGVYLAQRIAERIKEIEGVDIPYGELDITHYRDDREEGGKGLSETKDQNLAKSILTITSGSTGIHDKKVILFDDVLYTGRTIRAAMDALMDCGRPRMIQLAVLADRGHRELPIRPDYIGKNVPTSTHEQIEVALTEYDGKDEVYIISNREER; encoded by the coding sequence ATGGTTACTGAGAAAAATGTCATTATGGATGAAACAGCAATTCGTCGGGCGCTATCGCGTATCGCACATGAAATATTAGAAAAGAACAAAGGAATCGAAAATTGCTTGCTGATCGGCATTCGTACACGCGGTGTGTATCTGGCACAAAGAATAGCTGAACGGATCAAAGAGATTGAAGGTGTGGACATCCCCTACGGGGAGCTTGATATCACGCACTATCGGGATGACCGTGAAGAGGGTGGCAAAGGCTTAAGTGAAACTAAGGATCAGAACCTAGCTAAGAGCATTCTGACAATCACTTCCGGCAGTACAGGCATCCACGATAAAAAGGTGATTTTGTTCGACGATGTACTTTACACCGGTCGCACAATTCGTGCGGCGATGGATGCTCTGATGGATTGCGGACGGCCTAGAATGATCCAATTGGCAGTATTGGCTGACCGCGGGCATCGGGAACTTCCGATCCGCCCTGATTATATCGGTAAAAATGTTCCGACCTCCACACATGAGCAAATTGAAGTAGCCTTGACCGAATATGACGGCAAGGACGAAGTATACATTATTTCGAACCGGGAGGAACGATAA
- a CDS encoding dihydroorotase, with translation MNFYYIITRGLPRPKGVLNVIIKNASVINKDGNLERKHIVLQDGVISAVLDGNQEAGEATEIIDAKGKLLIPGLIDMHVHLREPGFEHKETVETGSRSAAKGGFTTIACMPNTRPVTDTPEIVQFVKDKAREAGLVKVLPYAAITKNELGRELTDFAALKEAGAIGFTDDGVGVQNAQMMKDAMYIAAALDMPVIAHCEDNSLVEGACVNEGKFATRHGLKGIPNESEAIHVGRDILLAEATGVHYHVCHVSTEQSVRLIRQAKEIGIKVTAEVCPHHLLLSEEDIPGMDANWKMNPPLRSRRDVEACIEGLLDGTLDMIVTDHAPHSEEEKAKGMQLAPFGIVGFETAFPLLYTAFVESGKWDLSLLVQRMTADPARVFRLNTGVLDIGAPADLTLIDLEQELEVDPGTFASKGRNTPFAGWKLKGWPVMTWVEGKEVWNANH, from the coding sequence ATGAATTTTTATTATATAATAACGAGAGGCCTACCGCGGCCAAAAGGAGTTTTGAATGTGATTATCAAGAACGCCAGTGTTATTAACAAAGATGGTAATCTGGAACGAAAACATATTGTACTTCAGGACGGTGTAATCTCTGCTGTATTGGACGGCAATCAAGAGGCCGGCGAGGCCACAGAAATAATCGATGCCAAAGGAAAGCTGTTGATTCCAGGGTTGATCGACATGCATGTACATCTTCGCGAACCTGGTTTTGAGCATAAGGAGACGGTGGAAACTGGAAGCCGTTCCGCAGCCAAAGGCGGATTTACAACGATCGCCTGTATGCCGAATACACGGCCTGTAACAGACACGCCTGAGATTGTGCAATTTGTTAAAGACAAAGCTCGTGAAGCAGGTCTGGTAAAAGTGCTTCCTTATGCAGCAATCACCAAAAATGAGCTGGGCAGAGAGTTAACGGATTTTGCAGCATTGAAGGAAGCGGGGGCAATCGGATTTACGGATGATGGCGTAGGTGTACAAAATGCGCAAATGATGAAGGATGCCATGTATATCGCAGCAGCCTTGGATATGCCGGTTATTGCACACTGTGAGGATAATTCGCTGGTTGAGGGTGCTTGTGTGAATGAAGGGAAGTTCGCGACCCGACATGGTTTGAAGGGCATCCCGAATGAATCCGAAGCGATTCACGTCGGACGTGATATTTTGCTGGCTGAGGCGACTGGGGTTCACTACCACGTATGTCATGTCAGCACTGAACAATCGGTTCGTCTGATCCGTCAAGCTAAAGAAATCGGCATTAAAGTAACTGCTGAGGTGTGTCCGCACCATTTACTGCTCTCCGAAGAAGATATCCCGGGGATGGACGCCAATTGGAAAATGAACCCGCCCTTGCGCTCCCGGCGCGATGTTGAAGCCTGTATCGAAGGGCTGCTGGACGGTACCTTGGATATGATTGTTACCGACCATGCCCCGCATAGCGAGGAAGAGAAAGCCAAAGGCATGCAGCTTGCACCTTTTGGCATCGTTGGTTTCGAGACGGCCTTCCCGCTGTTGTATACAGCTTTTGTGGAATCTGGTAAATGGGATCTGTCCCTGCTGGTACAAAGAATGACCGCCGATCCGGCCCGGGTATTCCGCTTGAATACAGGTGTGCTAGATATCGGAGCTCCTGCAGATTTGACACTGATTGATCTGGAGCAGGAATTGGAAGTAGATCCTGGAACCTTCGCAAGCAAGGGACGCAACACTCCTTTTGCAGGGTGGAAGCTTAAAGGTTGGCCAGTGATGACTTGGGTAGAAGGCAAAGAAGTATGGAATGCAAATCACTAA
- a CDS encoding aspartate carbamoyltransferase catalytic subunit: MMTATMVKERSLLGLRELSQTEIVQLLNRTAYWDNQAVKLTPVLESKFVSNMFFENSTRTRFSFEMAEKRLGAQVLNFTAAASSVEKGESIYDTVRTLESMGIDVGVIRLKPAGVLQQLAEKVSIPLINAGDGNNEHPTQALLDMYTMSKAFGELKGLKVSIIGDIMHSRVARSNLWGLTKMGAQVQFCAPENMKAPELMPYAPYVSIEEALKADVVMMLRVQLERHAVGMLQSAEEYRRQYGLTEERAAKLGAGTIIMHPAPVNRNVEIDDVVVESSKSRIFPQMANGVPVRMAVIERAVL; encoded by the coding sequence ATGATGACGGCAACCATGGTGAAGGAACGCAGTCTGCTGGGCTTGAGGGAACTGAGTCAGACAGAGATTGTACAACTGCTGAACAGAACGGCATATTGGGATAACCAGGCTGTGAAATTAACACCAGTGCTGGAATCGAAATTTGTGTCGAACATGTTTTTTGAGAATAGCACCCGAACCCGGTTCTCGTTTGAAATGGCCGAAAAACGCCTTGGCGCGCAGGTCCTGAACTTTACGGCTGCAGCCTCCAGTGTAGAGAAAGGCGAGTCCATCTACGACACCGTACGAACTTTGGAATCTATGGGTATTGATGTCGGAGTTATACGGTTGAAGCCAGCAGGAGTTTTGCAGCAATTAGCAGAGAAGGTATCCATTCCGCTTATCAATGCGGGAGACGGAAATAACGAACACCCGACTCAGGCGCTGCTTGATATGTATACAATGTCTAAAGCTTTTGGGGAGCTAAAAGGCCTAAAGGTATCCATCATCGGTGATATCATGCATAGTCGAGTGGCACGGTCCAATCTATGGGGTCTGACCAAAATGGGTGCACAGGTGCAGTTCTGTGCGCCGGAGAATATGAAGGCTCCTGAGTTGATGCCTTATGCTCCATACGTTTCTATAGAAGAAGCCCTGAAGGCTGATGTGGTCATGATGCTTCGGGTACAGCTTGAACGACATGCAGTTGGAATGCTTCAATCGGCTGAAGAATACCGCCGGCAGTATGGACTAACGGAGGAACGGGCCGCGAAGCTTGGGGCGGGTACAATCATTATGCATCCGGCTCCGGTAAATCGTAATGTAGAAATTGACGATGTTGTGGTCGAAAGCAGTAAATCAAGGATTTTTCCGCAGATGGCAAACGGGGTGCCCGTACGAATGGCGGTTATAGAAAGAGCGGTACTCTAA
- the carA gene encoding glutamine-hydrolyzing carbamoyl-phosphate synthase small subunit: MQARLLLQDGTLFTGTAFGAEGEKTGEVVFNTGITGYQEVLSDPSYCGQIVTMTYPLIGNYGITRDDFESVRPFVHGFVVRRHETVPSNWRSEYSVDDLLKEYDIPGISEIDTRMLTRIIRHYGTMKAILTTSNKRVEELMEMMGDTTIEELRNQVARTSTTTAYSSPGSKERIVLVDYGAKTGILRELNSRGCDVVVVPHDVTADEIRRLNPDGIQLSNGPGDPKDVPYAVQTISELLGEYPIFGICLGHQLFALACGADTEKLKFGHRGGNHPVKELESGRCFITSQNHGFTVNENSVENTDLEVTHINNNDKTVEGLKHTRYPAFSVQYHPEAAPGPHDSSYLFDRFLQMIADHKAKTPVISRQAQLAANARITAPKPTPQLEAVKGAI; this comes from the coding sequence ATGCAAGCGAGATTGCTGCTTCAGGACGGAACACTGTTTACAGGTACCGCATTTGGCGCTGAGGGTGAAAAGACAGGCGAGGTTGTGTTTAATACAGGGATTACAGGTTACCAGGAGGTGCTGTCGGATCCTTCCTACTGTGGTCAAATCGTTACGATGACATACCCTCTGATTGGAAATTACGGCATTACCCGGGATGACTTTGAATCTGTACGTCCTTTTGTACACGGCTTCGTAGTGCGTCGTCACGAGACAGTCCCAAGTAACTGGAGATCTGAATACAGTGTTGACGACCTGTTGAAGGAATACGACATTCCTGGGATCAGTGAGATTGACACGCGGATGCTGACACGCATTATTCGTCATTACGGCACCATGAAGGCTATCCTTACTACCTCTAACAAGCGTGTGGAAGAACTCATGGAAATGATGGGCGACACAACCATTGAGGAGCTGCGCAACCAGGTTGCCCGTACGTCTACCACCACTGCATATAGCAGTCCTGGAAGTAAAGAACGGATCGTACTTGTAGATTATGGTGCAAAAACGGGCATTCTGCGTGAATTGAACAGCCGTGGTTGTGATGTTGTAGTAGTACCTCATGATGTAACCGCGGATGAGATTCGCCGCTTGAACCCGGATGGCATTCAGCTTTCGAATGGCCCTGGGGACCCTAAAGATGTGCCTTACGCTGTTCAAACCATTTCCGAGCTGCTCGGTGAATACCCGATCTTTGGCATCTGCTTGGGTCATCAGCTGTTTGCACTGGCTTGCGGTGCGGATACGGAGAAACTTAAATTCGGTCACCGCGGTGGGAACCATCCAGTAAAAGAACTGGAAAGCGGACGCTGCTTCATCACCTCCCAAAACCATGGTTTCACCGTAAATGAGAATTCTGTGGAAAATACAGACCTGGAAGTAACACATATTAATAACAATGATAAAACGGTCGAAGGACTTAAACATACCCGCTATCCAGCATTTTCCGTACAGTATCATCCAGAAGCGGCACCGGGCCCGCATGACAGTAGCTACTTATTCGACCGTTTCTTGCAAATGATCGCTGACCATAAAGCTAAAACTCCAGTAATCTCCCGTCAGGCACAGCTTGCAGCAAACGCCAGAATCACGGCGCCGAAACCAACACCACAGCTTGAAGCCGTGAAAGGAGCAATATAA
- a CDS encoding transposase — MEQKFPQLTVKYVLADKGYDSGAVYQQARRNGAYALIPMIQHAKEVPEGQDEEGRPICKQGHLYSYDSFDEKYGTLKYTSPKECKTCTFSDKGCQKVHKIRIETDLRRYTAPARGSSKFKKLFKKRTAIERVFAYLKLYFNMGGSRQLNTRSRVDFELSCLTYNLCKYALEKLNQEISKKKQIA, encoded by the coding sequence TTGGAGCAAAAATTTCCTCAATTAACGGTGAAGTATGTGCTTGCAGACAAAGGGTATGATTCTGGAGCGGTCTACCAGCAGGCTCGAAGGAATGGAGCCTATGCGTTAATTCCGATGATTCAGCACGCGAAAGAAGTGCCCGAGGGCCAGGATGAAGAAGGCCGTCCGATTTGTAAACAAGGGCATCTCTACAGTTACGATAGCTTTGATGAAAAATATGGAACACTAAAATACACAAGTCCCAAAGAATGTAAAACCTGTACGTTTAGCGACAAAGGTTGCCAGAAAGTACACAAAATTCGAATCGAAACAGACCTTCGCCGGTATACAGCACCGGCGCGTGGAAGTAGCAAGTTTAAGAAGTTATTTAAGAAGCGAACAGCGATTGAACGCGTATTTGCCTACTTGAAGCTTTATTTCAATATGGGGGGTAGCCGTCAGTTAAACACACGTTCCAGGGTGGATTTCGAACTTAGTTGTCTCACCTACAACTTGTGTAAGTATGCACTTGAAAAGCTAAACCAAGAGATCTCAAAAAAGAAGCAAATCGCCTAA